The Proteus vulgaris genome has a segment encoding these proteins:
- the gmhA gene encoding Phosphoheptose isomerase — protein MYQDLIRGELTEAAETLSRFLQDEANIEAIQKAAVLLADSFKAGGKVLSCGNGGSHCDAMHFAEELTGRYRENRPGYPAIAISDVSHISCVSNDFGYEYVFSRYVEAVGREGDVLLGISTSGNSGNIIKAISAAREKGMKVITLTGKDGGKMDGTADIEIRVPHFGYADRIQEIHIKVIHILIQLIEKEMEK, from the coding sequence ATGTACCAAGATCTTATCCGTGGTGAGTTAACAGAAGCAGCAGAGACCCTTTCTCGTTTTCTTCAAGATGAAGCAAATATTGAAGCTATTCAAAAAGCGGCTGTATTATTAGCTGATTCTTTTAAAGCGGGTGGCAAAGTATTATCTTGCGGTAATGGTGGTTCTCATTGTGACGCAATGCATTTTGCCGAAGAGTTAACAGGTCGCTATCGTGAAAACCGTCCGGGTTATCCTGCCATTGCGATTTCTGATGTAAGCCATATTTCATGTGTGAGTAATGATTTTGGCTATGAATATGTATTTTCGCGTTATGTTGAAGCTGTAGGTAGAGAAGGAGATGTTCTCCTGGGTATTTCAACTTCAGGTAACTCAGGCAATATTATCAAGGCGATCAGTGCTGCGCGTGAAAAAGGCATGAAAGTCATTACGCTAACAGGCAAAGACGGTGGCAAAATGGACGGTACTGCGGATATAGAAATTCGCGTTCCTCATTTTGGTTATGCTGACCGTATTCAAGAAATCCATATCAAAGTTATCCATATTCTGATCCAATTAATTGAAAAAGAAATGGAAAAGTAA
- the fadE gene encoding acyl-CoA dehydrogenase yields MTLLSIALFIILIGVLSYRKFGIAISSLILIAYTFVMGLANIWSYWLLLPIALILLPFTLPSIRKAYISAPALKAFQKVMPSMSKTEQEAIDAGTTWWEGELFRGTPDWKQLHNYPKPQLTAEEQAFLDGPVEEVCRMTNDFEITHELADLPPEIWQYLKDNRFFAMIIKKEYGGLEFSAYAQSRVLQKLAGVSGILAITVGVPNSLGPGELLQHYGTDEQKKRYLPGLAKGDEIPCFALTSPEAGSDAGAIPDSGVVCMGEWQGEQILGIRLTWNKRYITLAPIATVLGLAFKLRDPEHLLSNDENPGITCALIPTDVKGVEIGHRHFPLNVPFMNGPTRGKDVFVPIDYIIGGPKMAGQGWRMLVECLSVGRGITLPSNSTGGLKSVAMATGAYSRVRRQFKIPIGKMEGIEEPLARLAGNAYLLDAASTLITTGIMLGEKPAVLSAIVKYHCTHRAQRGVIDAMDIVGGKGICLGTSNFVARSYQGSPIAITVEGANILTRSMIIYGQGAIRCHPYVLDEIAAARDSNLHDFDRALFGHIGHVASNTLRSIWLGITNGRLSTSPTNDETRRYYQQINRLSANMALLSDVSMGVLGGSLKRRERISARLGDILSHIFLASAVLKRYEDEGRHTADLPLVHWSVKECLYQAENAIDELLRNFPSRMIAGTMRAIIFPLGKAQKLPSDKLDSKVAQIIQQPSETRDRIGRGQFLTPCEHNPHGLMEEALLDILAAEPIFDRICRLYEKKFSFTQLDKLADKALADKRVTQEEADILRKAEQSRLRSINVDEFDFDALAVPAKKPKADNVKTDKAA; encoded by the coding sequence ATGACACTACTCAGTATTGCACTTTTTATTATTCTTATCGGCGTACTTAGCTATCGCAAATTCGGTATTGCGATAAGTAGCCTTATTCTCATTGCTTACACTTTTGTAATGGGTCTTGCTAATATCTGGAGTTACTGGCTACTCCTTCCCATTGCATTGATTTTATTGCCCTTTACTCTCCCGTCTATTCGTAAAGCCTATATTTCAGCTCCTGCCCTTAAAGCATTCCAAAAAGTCATGCCTTCTATGTCTAAAACAGAGCAAGAAGCCATCGATGCTGGTACAACATGGTGGGAAGGTGAACTTTTCCGTGGCACACCTGATTGGAAACAACTCCATAATTACCCTAAGCCACAACTCACCGCTGAAGAGCAAGCGTTCCTTGATGGTCCAGTAGAAGAAGTTTGTCGTATGACAAACGACTTTGAGATCACTCATGAATTAGCTGACTTACCGCCTGAAATCTGGCAATACCTTAAAGACAATCGTTTCTTTGCGATGATCATTAAAAAAGAGTATGGCGGATTAGAATTTTCCGCCTATGCCCAATCTCGTGTATTGCAAAAACTAGCTGGAGTATCTGGTATTTTAGCCATCACGGTTGGTGTGCCAAACTCTTTAGGCCCTGGTGAACTACTTCAACACTATGGTACTGATGAGCAGAAAAAACGCTATTTACCCGGTTTAGCCAAAGGAGATGAAATTCCTTGCTTTGCCTTAACCAGTCCGGAAGCAGGCTCTGATGCTGGTGCTATTCCAGACAGCGGTGTCGTTTGTATGGGAGAATGGCAAGGAGAGCAAATATTAGGTATTCGTTTAACTTGGAATAAACGCTATATCACACTTGCGCCTATCGCAACCGTACTAGGACTAGCATTTAAATTGCGTGATCCTGAACATCTTTTAAGTAACGATGAAAATCCTGGCATTACCTGTGCGTTAATTCCTACCGATGTAAAAGGGGTTGAAATTGGTCATCGCCATTTCCCATTAAACGTTCCGTTTATGAATGGCCCTACTCGCGGTAAAGATGTTTTTGTCCCTATTGATTACATTATTGGTGGGCCAAAAATGGCAGGACAAGGCTGGAGGATGCTGGTGGAGTGTCTATCTGTTGGTCGTGGTATTACTCTACCATCAAACTCTACAGGTGGATTAAAAAGTGTGGCGATGGCAACCGGTGCTTATTCTCGTGTCCGTCGTCAATTCAAAATACCTATTGGTAAAATGGAAGGTATCGAAGAACCATTGGCACGTCTGGCCGGTAACGCTTATCTTTTAGATGCAGCGTCAACCTTAATTACCACAGGTATTATGCTAGGTGAAAAGCCGGCTGTTTTATCTGCTATCGTTAAATATCACTGTACTCATAGAGCACAGCGTGGCGTTATTGACGCAATGGATATTGTTGGTGGTAAAGGGATCTGTCTTGGAACTTCAAACTTTGTTGCCCGTTCTTATCAAGGTTCACCTATTGCGATCACCGTTGAAGGTGCCAATATTTTAACACGTAGCATGATCATTTATGGTCAAGGTGCTATTCGTTGTCACCCTTATGTGTTGGATGAAATTGCCGCCGCACGCGATAGCAATCTACATGATTTTGACCGAGCTTTATTTGGCCATATTGGCCATGTTGCAAGTAATACCTTACGAAGCATTTGGTTAGGTATTACCAATGGTCGATTAAGTACTTCGCCAACCAATGATGAAACACGTCGTTATTATCAACAGATTAACCGCCTTAGTGCCAATATGGCTCTATTGTCTGATGTTTCAATGGGCGTTTTAGGTGGAAGTTTAAAACGTCGTGAACGTATTTCAGCACGTTTAGGTGATATATTAAGTCATATTTTTCTCGCCTCAGCAGTCCTTAAACGCTACGAAGATGAGGGTCGCCATACAGCAGATTTACCTTTAGTACATTGGAGTGTGAAAGAGTGTTTATATCAAGCTGAAAATGCCATTGATGAACTGTTGCGTAATTTCCCGAGCCGAATGATTGCAGGTACAATGCGCGCAATTATTTTTCCTCTTGGCAAAGCGCAAAAACTCCCATCCGATAAACTAGATAGTAAAGTGGCTCAAATTATTCAACAGCCTTCTGAAACTCGAGACCGTATTGGTAGAGGTCAATTCTTAACACCATGTGAACATAATCCACACGGTTTAATGGAAGAAGCATTGCTTGATATCCTGGCAGCAGAACCCATTTTCGACCGTATTTGCCGCCTCTATGAGAAGAAGTTTAGTTTTACTCAATTAGATAAATTAGCTGACAAAGCACTGGCTGATAAACGAGTCACTCAGGAAGAAGCCGATATCTTACGTAAAGCAGAGCAAAGTCGCTTACGGAGTATCAACGTTGATGAATTTGACTTTGATGCATTGGCGGTACCCGCAAAAAAGCCAAAAGCTGACAACGTCAAAACAGATAAGGCAGCTTAA